The Calypte anna isolate BGI_N300 chromosome 2, bCalAnn1_v1.p, whole genome shotgun sequence genome includes a window with the following:
- the HOXA4 gene encoding homeobox protein Hox-A4 isoform X1, with protein sequence MTMSSFLINSNYIEPKFPPCEEYTQHSGSAGSSASYHPHHPHPHAPPPPPPPPPHLHAAHQGPALGEYFPRPRREAGYQAPAAPPGPPPEALYPAQAPSYPQAPYSYSSAGSTAPGPEQPPPGASPPPPAKGHPGPPQPLLPGHALQRRCEAAPTAGSGTGSGCPLLPDKSLPGMKGKEPVVYPWMKKIHVSTVNPNYNGGEPKRSRTAYTRQQVLELEKEFHFNRYLTRRRRIEIAHTLCLSERQVKIWFQNRRMKWKKDHKLPNTKMRSSNQSTLSQQSKAQTQGHPHPLDGATPNAAAL encoded by the exons ATGACCATGAGTTCGTTTTTGATAAACTCCAACTACATCGAGCCCAAATTCCCTCCCTGCGAGGAGTACACTCAGCACAGCGGCAGCGCCGGCAGCTCCGCCAGCTACCACCCGCACCACCCTCACCCGCACGccccgccgccaccgccgcctccgccgccgCACCTGCACGCCGCGCACCAGGGCCCGGCGCTGGGCGAGTACTTCCCGCGGCCGCGCCGGGAAGCGGGCTACCAGGCTCCCGCGGCGCCACCGGGGCCGCCTCCCGAGGCTCTCTACCCCGCGCAGGCACCTTCCTATCCCCAGGCGCCCTACAGCTACAGCAGCGCCGGCAGCACCGCCCCGGGCCCGGAGCAGCCGCCCCCGGGCGCttcgccgccgccgcccgccaAGGGCCACCCCGGCCcgccccagcccctgctgccagGCCATGCCCTGCAGCGCCGATGCGAAGCCGCCCCCACGGCCGGGTCCGGCACCGGGTCCGGCTGCCCGCTGCTGCCCGACAAGAGCCTGCCCgggatgaaggggaaggagCCGGTGGTCTACCCCTGGATGAAGAAGATCCATGTGAGCACGG TCAATCCCAATTACAATGGAGGGGAGCCCAAGAGGTCTCGTACTGCCTACACCAGACAGCAGGTCCTGGAACTGGAGAAGGAGTTCCACTTCAACCGCTACCTGACCAGGAGGCGACGCATCGAGATCGCTCACACTCTCTGCCTCTCCGAGCGCCAGGTCAAGATCTGGTTCCAGAACAGGCGTATGAAGTGGAAGAAAGACCATAAACTGCCTAACACAAAGATGCGCTCCTCAAATCAGTCCACACTGAGCCAGCAGTCCAAAGCACAGACACAGGGCCACCCACATCCCCTCGATGGGGCTACACCCAACGCAGCAGCGCTATAA
- the HOXA4 gene encoding homeobox protein Hox-A4 isoform X2, translated as MAPCKSKEYTQHSGSAGSSASYHPHHPHPHAPPPPPPPPPHLHAAHQGPALGEYFPRPRREAGYQAPAAPPGPPPEALYPAQAPSYPQAPYSYSSAGSTAPGPEQPPPGASPPPPAKGHPGPPQPLLPGHALQRRCEAAPTAGSGTGSGCPLLPDKSLPGMKGKEPVVYPWMKKIHVSTVNPNYNGGEPKRSRTAYTRQQVLELEKEFHFNRYLTRRRRIEIAHTLCLSERQVKIWFQNRRMKWKKDHKLPNTKMRSSNQSTLSQQSKAQTQGHPHPLDGATPNAAAL; from the exons GAGTACACTCAGCACAGCGGCAGCGCCGGCAGCTCCGCCAGCTACCACCCGCACCACCCTCACCCGCACGccccgccgccaccgccgcctccgccgccgCACCTGCACGCCGCGCACCAGGGCCCGGCGCTGGGCGAGTACTTCCCGCGGCCGCGCCGGGAAGCGGGCTACCAGGCTCCCGCGGCGCCACCGGGGCCGCCTCCCGAGGCTCTCTACCCCGCGCAGGCACCTTCCTATCCCCAGGCGCCCTACAGCTACAGCAGCGCCGGCAGCACCGCCCCGGGCCCGGAGCAGCCGCCCCCGGGCGCttcgccgccgccgcccgccaAGGGCCACCCCGGCCcgccccagcccctgctgccagGCCATGCCCTGCAGCGCCGATGCGAAGCCGCCCCCACGGCCGGGTCCGGCACCGGGTCCGGCTGCCCGCTGCTGCCCGACAAGAGCCTGCCCgggatgaaggggaaggagCCGGTGGTCTACCCCTGGATGAAGAAGATCCATGTGAGCACGG TCAATCCCAATTACAATGGAGGGGAGCCCAAGAGGTCTCGTACTGCCTACACCAGACAGCAGGTCCTGGAACTGGAGAAGGAGTTCCACTTCAACCGCTACCTGACCAGGAGGCGACGCATCGAGATCGCTCACACTCTCTGCCTCTCCGAGCGCCAGGTCAAGATCTGGTTCCAGAACAGGCGTATGAAGTGGAAGAAAGACCATAAACTGCCTAACACAAAGATGCGCTCCTCAAATCAGTCCACACTGAGCCAGCAGTCCAAAGCACAGACACAGGGCCACCCACATCCCCTCGATGGGGCTACACCCAACGCAGCAGCGCTATAA